A region from the Serinibacter arcticus genome encodes:
- a CDS encoding ABC transporter permease, with protein sequence MKYYLRKTGYFVLTLWAAITLNFLIPRLQPGDPAEVMVRQLTGRGEVDPAQVEAIRTMLGYGDDNVFVAYWKYLVQLSQGDLGISFTYYPFPVTEVISQALPWTLGLIGLTQILAFTVGTLLGAFAAWRRNTTFDSVISVGSTFLGNLQSFWIGMIILFILAYELGWFPASGGFGYTDPGWSWLFVADVVSHGFLPALTLMVTAPIGFILGMRNTMVQELGGDYIRLAQAAGLSDRTTALAYAARNALLPTVTSFALSLGVLMGGSILIESLYDYPGMGRLMGEATSNRDFPLMQAILLATITIVLTASFVVDLLYGIIDPRARRAR encoded by the coding sequence GTGAAGTACTACCTGCGCAAGACGGGCTACTTCGTCCTGACGCTGTGGGCCGCGATCACCCTGAACTTCCTCATCCCGCGGCTGCAGCCGGGGGACCCCGCCGAGGTGATGGTCCGCCAGCTCACCGGCCGGGGCGAGGTGGACCCGGCGCAGGTCGAGGCCATCCGCACGATGCTCGGGTACGGCGACGACAACGTGTTCGTCGCCTACTGGAAGTACCTCGTCCAGCTCTCCCAGGGCGACCTGGGGATCTCCTTCACCTACTACCCGTTCCCCGTCACCGAGGTGATCAGCCAGGCGCTCCCGTGGACCCTCGGGCTCATCGGTCTCACCCAGATCCTGGCCTTCACGGTCGGCACCCTGCTCGGGGCGTTCGCGGCCTGGCGGCGCAACACCACGTTCGACTCGGTCATCTCGGTCGGTTCGACCTTCCTCGGCAACCTGCAGTCGTTCTGGATCGGCATGATCATCCTGTTCATCCTCGCCTACGAGCTCGGCTGGTTCCCCGCCAGCGGCGGCTTCGGCTACACCGACCCCGGTTGGAGCTGGCTCTTCGTGGCGGACGTGGTGTCCCACGGGTTCCTGCCGGCGCTCACGCTCATGGTGACGGCGCCGATCGGGTTCATCCTCGGCATGCGCAACACGATGGTGCAGGAGCTGGGCGGCGACTACATCCGGCTCGCGCAGGCCGCCGGCCTGTCCGACCGCACGACGGCGCTCGCGTACGCCGCCCGGAACGCGCTGCTGCCGACCGTGACGAGCTTCGCGCTCTCGCTCGGCGTGCTCATGGGCGGCTCGATCCTCATCGAGAGCCTGTACGACTACCCCGGGATGGGCCGCCTCATGGGGGAGGCCACGAGCAACCGCGACTTCCCGCTCATGCAGGCCATCCTGCTCGCGACCATCACGATCGTGCTGACGGCGAGCTTCGTCGTCGACCTGCTCTACGGGATCATCGATCCCCGGGCGAGGAGGGCGAGGTGA
- a CDS encoding ABC transporter substrate-binding protein has translation MGGLRRRTSALAVVITGTLALSACATVGLAAVPPAPEGMIPVIRMPSEASGSVQGLVNYNVLSTNPTVRTWLYEPLMIRDEFSCEAVPWLATGYEWETPSRMRLDLREGVEWTDGEPFTADDVAFAFTVAQEYPAADRAGVWTDLFGAPAESVEVVDEHTVAVNFTGNAVPKTDSILSIQIVPEHVWSQVGDPTQYIDTEPVSTGPFVPEDYNGRQLTLQRNDTYWNAENLKVERVILEGQYDANSGALKLRNGALDLYLGDIPNPERSVARSGVEYYYPPGGTTVLALNMERPITGDVGFRTAIAHAIDREALALRASFGIMDPGSQTMLKLPIQADQVPEQWAGQEFTSFDPALAEQMLDEAGYAKGEDGWRTAPDGSQLDLIFSVQAGWMDYIAMADVVVRGLNDVGVRAKMVTTDPNAVDGMKKSGEFDMLMDSIGGGCQRARDLGGRLTTSQISDGGETLLLNIARYANPQVDQLVDEWAANTDPAQDPAYLSRIVDIYMQEMPYIALQYSPARLIYREDNAVGWPSEDNPYPTNNLLRVVTSLSLPGGGEAE, from the coding sequence ATGGGTGGACTGCGTCGACGGACGTCAGCACTGGCCGTCGTGATCACCGGGACGTTGGCGTTGTCCGCCTGCGCGACGGTCGGGCTCGCGGCGGTCCCGCCGGCCCCGGAGGGGATGATCCCGGTGATCCGGATGCCCTCGGAGGCCTCCGGCTCCGTGCAGGGGCTCGTCAACTACAACGTCCTCAGCACCAACCCCACCGTGCGGACGTGGCTCTACGAGCCGCTGATGATCCGCGACGAGTTCTCCTGCGAGGCGGTGCCGTGGCTGGCCACCGGGTACGAGTGGGAGACGCCGTCGCGCATGCGCCTCGACCTGCGCGAGGGGGTGGAGTGGACCGACGGCGAACCGTTCACGGCCGACGACGTCGCGTTCGCCTTCACCGTGGCCCAGGAGTACCCGGCGGCCGACCGGGCCGGGGTGTGGACCGACCTGTTCGGCGCGCCGGCCGAGTCCGTCGAGGTGGTCGACGAGCACACCGTCGCCGTCAACTTCACGGGCAACGCCGTCCCGAAGACCGACTCGATCCTGTCGATCCAGATCGTGCCCGAGCACGTCTGGTCCCAGGTCGGGGACCCGACGCAGTACATCGACACCGAGCCCGTCTCGACCGGTCCGTTCGTGCCGGAGGACTACAACGGTCGACAGCTCACGCTGCAGCGCAACGACACGTACTGGAACGCCGAGAACCTCAAGGTCGAGCGCGTGATCCTCGAGGGCCAGTACGACGCCAACTCCGGCGCCCTCAAGCTCCGGAACGGCGCGCTGGACCTCTACCTGGGTGACATCCCCAACCCCGAGCGCTCCGTGGCCCGGTCCGGCGTGGAGTACTACTACCCCCCGGGCGGCACCACCGTGCTCGCGCTCAACATGGAGCGCCCGATCACCGGGGACGTCGGCTTCCGCACCGCGATCGCGCACGCCATCGACCGCGAGGCGCTCGCCCTGCGGGCCAGCTTCGGGATCATGGACCCGGGCAGCCAGACGATGCTCAAGCTGCCCATCCAGGCCGACCAGGTCCCCGAGCAGTGGGCGGGTCAGGAGTTCACCAGCTTCGATCCCGCGCTGGCCGAGCAGATGCTCGACGAGGCCGGGTACGCCAAGGGCGAGGACGGCTGGCGAACCGCGCCCGACGGGTCGCAGCTCGACCTGATCTTCTCCGTCCAGGCGGGGTGGATGGACTACATCGCGATGGCCGACGTCGTGGTCCGCGGCCTCAACGACGTCGGGGTGCGCGCGAAGATGGTCACGACCGACCCCAACGCCGTGGACGGCATGAAGAAGTCCGGCGAGTTCGACATGCTCATGGACTCGATCGGCGGCGGCTGCCAGCGGGCCCGCGATCTCGGCGGCCGGCTCACCACCTCGCAGATCAGCGACGGCGGCGAGACCCTCCTGCTCAACATCGCGCGCTACGCCAACCCCCAGGTGGACCAGCTCGTGGACGAGTGGGCCGCGAACACCGACCCGGCGCAGGACCCCGCCTACCTCAGCCGGATCGTCGACATCTACATGCAGGAGATGCCGTACATCGCGCTGCAGTACTCCCCGGCGAGGCTCATCTACCGCGAGGACAACGCGGTGGGGTGGCCGAGCGAGGACAACCCCTACCCGACCAACAACCTGCTGCGCGTGGTCACGAGCCTCAGCCTCCCGGGCGGAGGTGAGGCGGAGTGA
- a CDS encoding beta-galactosidase: MTDVRLARRQLLVDGVPTLVVAGEIHYFRLRREHWRGRLELLRTAGADTVATYVPWVVHERADGTLDLTGRTDPTLDLGAFLDLAAELGLQALVRPGPFVMAEMAGEGVPDRVRREHPEVVPVGWGGATAPTGDLDYLAPAFLAETRRWYAAVGEVVGPRTAPNGGPVIAVQLDNEIGMLAWVSGSPQLTADACVGLRDWLAERYGDGLVARYPGLPDACDPAALADAVRRPREGWATALRLDLGRFSRERFATYVDALEEAAESAGMGGVPFLINVHGTTGGSGASFPIGLSQLALTFPGHAQRAAGSDHYLGDLTLATAGDLHLMNAHLAALSDDEQPATSLEHEAGHADYGDDLAARTDPSAVVLKTRLSLAQGHRLLNFYLFAGGTNFVADPPRSDGTTRFGITGERHGFAAPVGPEGQRGPSFDSTAEAMRVAARLAPWLADADEEHDDLALALVLDDYLTEYPVPGSDDDAHAVAELAHARGGGPRGLLPRVLLTLGYRYGAVDLARDGDLPRTVVLGSPVAADAAVQARLATHVRGGGSLLLLGSLPTTELDGTPCTILSDALGVRVVGEVRDRPGWFTSVTSTWGHGTERRVGRAQLYEAEGAQVVLAEAMSGTPCGLALEAGAGRAVVLGCDWGADLGLFTTALTWLGAAPGLVREAIPGLITLTTRAADGSRLLHALNVGGSPVSTSITLDGVALWEGAPLTLQARTGVALPIGVRVSGHSLTATAEIESVDGWLDGREDGWVDRGVAILAGPGRAWLDGTEVEVVRDEDAGSGAPSFRVPLGPAR, encoded by the coding sequence GTGACCGACGTCCGCCTCGCCCGCCGGCAGCTGCTCGTGGACGGTGTGCCGACCCTGGTCGTGGCCGGCGAGATCCACTACTTCCGGCTGCGCCGCGAGCACTGGCGCGGACGGCTCGAGCTGCTGCGCACGGCCGGCGCCGACACCGTGGCGACCTACGTGCCGTGGGTCGTGCACGAGCGCGCGGACGGCACCCTCGACCTCACCGGCCGCACCGATCCGACGCTCGATCTCGGTGCGTTCCTCGACCTCGCGGCCGAGCTGGGCCTGCAGGCGCTCGTGCGTCCGGGACCGTTCGTGATGGCCGAGATGGCGGGCGAGGGGGTGCCCGACCGCGTGCGTCGCGAGCACCCCGAGGTGGTCCCGGTCGGTTGGGGCGGGGCGACGGCTCCGACCGGTGACCTCGACTACCTGGCGCCGGCCTTCCTCGCCGAGACGCGTCGGTGGTACGCCGCCGTCGGTGAGGTCGTCGGGCCGCGGACGGCGCCGAACGGCGGGCCCGTGATCGCCGTCCAGCTGGACAACGAGATCGGGATGCTCGCCTGGGTCTCCGGTTCCCCGCAGCTGACCGCGGACGCCTGCGTAGGACTTCGGGACTGGCTGGCCGAGCGGTACGGCGACGGCCTGGTGGCGCGCTATCCCGGCCTGCCGGACGCCTGTGACCCGGCGGCGCTCGCCGATGCGGTGCGCCGCCCGCGCGAGGGCTGGGCGACGGCGCTGCGACTCGACCTCGGCCGGTTCTCGCGGGAGCGTTTCGCGACCTACGTCGACGCGCTCGAGGAGGCGGCGGAGAGCGCCGGGATGGGCGGGGTGCCGTTCCTGATCAACGTGCACGGCACCACTGGCGGCTCGGGCGCGTCCTTCCCGATCGGCCTGTCGCAGCTCGCGCTCACCTTCCCCGGGCACGCGCAGCGCGCGGCGGGGTCGGACCACTACCTGGGCGACCTGACCCTCGCGACGGCCGGCGACCTCCACCTGATGAACGCCCACCTCGCCGCGCTGAGCGATGACGAGCAGCCGGCGACCTCGCTCGAGCACGAGGCGGGCCACGCCGACTACGGCGACGACCTCGCGGCCCGGACGGACCCCTCCGCCGTCGTGCTGAAGACGCGGTTGTCGCTCGCCCAGGGTCACCGGCTGCTGAACTTCTACCTGTTCGCCGGCGGGACCAACTTCGTCGCCGACCCTCCGCGGTCCGACGGGACCACCCGGTTCGGCATCACCGGCGAGCGGCACGGTTTCGCGGCGCCGGTCGGTCCGGAGGGGCAGCGGGGCCCGTCCTTCGACTCGACCGCCGAGGCGATGCGGGTCGCGGCCAGGCTCGCCCCCTGGCTGGCCGACGCCGACGAGGAGCACGACGACCTCGCGCTCGCGCTGGTGCTCGACGACTACCTCACCGAGTACCCGGTGCCGGGGTCGGACGACGACGCCCACGCGGTCGCCGAGCTCGCCCACGCCCGAGGCGGCGGACCTCGCGGACTGCTGCCCCGCGTCCTGCTGACGCTCGGGTACCGCTACGGCGCGGTCGACCTGGCGCGCGACGGCGACCTGCCGCGCACCGTCGTGCTCGGCTCCCCCGTCGCCGCCGACGCCGCCGTGCAGGCCCGGCTCGCGACGCACGTGCGCGGGGGCGGGAGCCTGCTGCTGCTCGGGAGCCTGCCCACGACGGAGCTCGACGGCACGCCGTGCACGATCCTCTCCGACGCCCTCGGGGTGCGGGTGGTCGGCGAGGTGCGCGACCGTCCGGGCTGGTTCACCTCGGTGACCTCGACGTGGGGGCACGGCACCGAGCGCCGGGTCGGACGCGCCCAGCTCTACGAGGCCGAGGGTGCGCAGGTCGTGCTGGCCGAGGCGATGAGCGGGACCCCGTGCGGTCTCGCGCTCGAGGCCGGCGCGGGCCGCGCCGTCGTGCTCGGCTGCGACTGGGGCGCCGACCTGGGGCTGTTCACGACGGCGCTCACCTGGCTCGGGGCAGCACCTGGCCTCGTGCGGGAGGCGATCCCCGGGCTGATCACGCTCACCACGCGTGCGGCCGACGGGTCGCGGCTCCTGCACGCCCTCAACGTCGGCGGCTCGCCCGTGAGCACGTCGATCACGCTCGACGGTGTCGCGCTCTGGGAGGGCGCGCCGCTGACCTTGCAGGCGCGGACGGGGGTGGCGCTCCCGATCGGGGTGCGCGTGAGCGGACACTCGCTGACGGCGACGGCGGAGATCGAGTCGGTGGACGGATGGTTGGACGGGCGGGAGGACGGGTGGGTGGACAGGGGCGTCGCAATCCTCGCGGGCCCCGGACGCGCCTGGCTCGACGGAACCGAGGTCGAGGTGGTCAGAGACGAGGATGCGGGTTCCGGCGCCCCGTCCTTCCGCGTCCCGCTCGGACCCGCGCGGTGA
- a CDS encoding phosphotransferase translates to MTPHAEVSIDVDLVRALLREQHPDLAEAPLVLAAQGWDNVQVRIGDDLAARLPRRAVAVPLLENEVRWLPTLAPLLPVAVPSPLRTGRPGAGYPWPWAVVGWHDGVRAADRPRASRSAWAAELAAALAALHVAAPVDAPHNPVRAVPLADRDQALTERLRGADDLAWALEVWRRGVAAPSWPGPPVWVHGDPHPGNVLVTVGGATDPGVDGGKRSDGGERSDGGERSDGGERSDSGDTLSALLDFGDLSAGDPACDLAAAWLHLDDAGRTTFVAAYDRAAGSAVDTDPGRWARAAAWAVSMASSVLVMAPDDATNTPWARGALAELRRSAALTERA, encoded by the coding sequence GTGACGCCGCACGCCGAGGTGAGCATCGACGTCGATCTCGTCCGAGCGCTGCTGCGCGAGCAGCACCCCGATCTCGCGGAGGCACCACTCGTGCTGGCCGCGCAGGGTTGGGACAACGTGCAGGTCCGGATCGGTGACGACCTCGCGGCACGGCTGCCACGACGCGCCGTCGCCGTCCCGTTGCTGGAGAACGAGGTCCGGTGGTTGCCGACCCTCGCACCGCTCCTCCCGGTGGCCGTCCCCTCACCGCTGCGGACGGGGCGGCCCGGTGCGGGGTACCCGTGGCCGTGGGCCGTCGTGGGATGGCACGACGGCGTGCGCGCCGCCGATCGACCCCGCGCCTCGCGCTCGGCCTGGGCCGCCGAACTCGCCGCGGCGCTCGCGGCGCTGCACGTAGCGGCGCCGGTCGACGCGCCGCACAACCCGGTACGAGCGGTCCCGCTGGCCGACCGTGACCAGGCGCTGACCGAGCGACTGCGGGGCGCCGACGACCTCGCGTGGGCCCTCGAGGTCTGGCGACGCGGCGTCGCGGCGCCCTCGTGGCCGGGTCCGCCGGTGTGGGTGCACGGTGACCCGCACCCGGGCAACGTGCTCGTCACGGTGGGCGGGGCCACGGATCCGGGAGTCGACGGTGGTAAGCGGAGCGACGGTGGTGAGCGGAGCGACGGTGGTGAGCGGAGCGACGGTGGTGAGCGGAGCGACAGCGGCGACACGCTCTCGGCCCTGCTCGACTTCGGCGACCTCAGCGCGGGTGACCCGGCCTGCGATCTGGCTGCGGCGTGGCTCCACCTCGACGACGCCGGCCGAACGACCTTCGTCGCGGCCTACGATCGTGCGGCGGGATCGGCGGTCGACACCGACCCCGGCCGGTGGGCGCGCGCTGCGGCGTGGGCCGTCTCGATGGCCAGCAGCGTGCTGGTGATGGCCCCCGACGACGCGACGAACACCCCGTGGGCGCGAGGAGCGCTCGCCGAGCTCAGACGATCTGCCGCTCTGACCGAGCGGGCGTGA
- a CDS encoding DUF427 domain-containing protein, with amino-acid sequence MPLRSGRHERVEPGPGQESVWDYPRPPLLVRSSRLVEIRVGDTLLATTSDAYRVLETSHPPTWYLPPNAFHDGVLKPAGGRGSICEWKGAAVYWDVVLPDGGVLPSEAWSYPRPSSTFVPITDHVAVYARTLTCVVDGERVRPQPGGFYGGWVTDDVVGPFKGAPGTMGW; translated from the coding sequence ATGCCACTCCGTTCCGGTCGCCACGAACGCGTCGAGCCAGGCCCCGGGCAGGAGTCGGTCTGGGACTACCCGAGGCCTCCCCTGCTCGTGCGCTCGTCCCGACTGGTCGAGATCCGCGTGGGCGACACCCTCCTCGCGACGACGTCCGACGCCTACCGCGTGCTGGAGACCAGCCACCCGCCGACCTGGTACCTCCCGCCGAACGCGTTCCACGACGGCGTGCTCAAGCCGGCCGGCGGACGGGGTTCGATCTGCGAGTGGAAGGGTGCGGCGGTCTACTGGGACGTCGTACTGCCCGACGGTGGAGTGCTGCCGTCCGAGGCCTGGAGCTACCCGCGGCCGTCGTCGACGTTCGTGCCAATCACCGACCACGTCGCCGTCTACGCCCGCACGCTCACCTGCGTGGTCGACGGCGAGCGCGTCCGCCCGCAACCCGGCGGCTTCTACGGCGGCTGGGTGACCGACGACGTCGTGGGTCCCTTCAAGGGCGCCCCGGGCACCATGGGCTGGTAG
- a CDS encoding HNH endonuclease signature motif containing protein, which produces MTQHPVLDPSTRSSLGAATNQNSAEGPGPDGPDPAATSATVLLTQALGILTRARTALTNELAGLEREPALELAERVEVTGREIDLLRLITARAVDEAAPAPMRDLVLVDHAGTMNRNEPTDETATVGPVSGCAPRPPAGGSPFRRAKDLLRVRLRISAAEAGRRIALAHRVLPRQMVTGEMVPPPLEHLGDVIASISGDSARHVIRAVKRVRPLAGPELAGQVEQTLAEEAVELDPDAIGVLADRAIALLDPDGPAPRESDLRQGLYQGPTHDGLTSYRLVVDQTQREILQTILDTGTNPRTTTTTSRDVSGGGNAINDGAGGDVTTDAPASGSDASDADADAHALVSAAAAEAVRADTRSRARRMLDALMAAAGAALRVGDLPQIAGLPPQVLVTMQLNDLLTSLDRNATTRATASTVVGTPTEAGPPPLAPPAPPGLAQPFQPTGGIALLPHAGPVPIHTVRRLACDADLIPIVLGTDGRLLDVGHHHRLVPAWMRRVLIARDHGCTFPGCTIPATWCEAHHIISWLTGGTTSTDNSLLLCPAHHHLIHATNWTLTHTPTGIHFRPPWSTLPTLTTNPMHTGATPRTTHLTG; this is translated from the coding sequence ATGACTCAGCACCCCGTCCTCGACCCGAGCACCCGCTCCAGCCTGGGTGCTGCCACCAACCAAAACAGCGCCGAGGGTCCCGGCCCCGACGGCCCGGACCCGGCGGCAACCTCGGCAACGGTCCTGCTGACACAGGCGCTGGGGATCCTGACCCGGGCCAGGACGGCCCTGACCAACGAGCTGGCGGGGCTGGAACGGGAACCGGCGCTGGAGCTGGCTGAACGGGTCGAGGTCACCGGCCGCGAGATCGACCTGCTGCGCCTGATCACCGCCCGCGCGGTCGATGAGGCAGCACCCGCCCCGATGCGCGACCTGGTCCTGGTCGACCACGCCGGCACCATGAACCGCAACGAGCCCACCGACGAGACCGCGACGGTCGGGCCCGTGAGCGGGTGCGCTCCGCGTCCGCCGGCGGGCGGGTCACCCTTTCGTCGGGCCAAGGACCTGCTCCGGGTCCGGTTGCGGATCTCCGCGGCCGAGGCCGGACGACGCATCGCGCTGGCCCACCGTGTCCTGCCCCGCCAGATGGTCACCGGCGAGATGGTCCCCCCACCCCTGGAACACCTCGGAGACGTTATCGCCTCCATCAGTGGTGACAGTGCCCGGCACGTGATCCGGGCCGTGAAACGGGTCCGGCCGCTGGCAGGTCCTGAGCTGGCCGGTCAGGTCGAGCAGACCCTGGCCGAAGAAGCGGTAGAGCTGGACCCGGACGCGATAGGAGTCCTGGCCGATCGGGCCATCGCCCTGCTGGACCCCGACGGACCCGCTCCCCGCGAGAGCGACCTGCGTCAAGGCCTGTACCAAGGACCCACCCACGACGGCCTGACCTCCTACCGCCTCGTGGTCGACCAGACCCAACGCGAAATCCTCCAAACCATCCTCGACACCGGCACCAACCCCCGCACCACCACCACCACCAGTCGCGACGTGAGCGGCGGCGGCAACGCGATCAACGACGGGGCGGGCGGAGACGTCACGACCGACGCACCAGCCAGCGGGAGCGACGCTAGCGATGCCGATGCCGATGCTCACGCCCTCGTCTCGGCGGCCGCGGCCGAGGCCGTGCGGGCCGACACCCGCTCCCGGGCGCGCAGGATGCTGGATGCGCTGATGGCCGCCGCGGGCGCCGCCCTGCGGGTGGGGGACCTACCCCAGATCGCCGGACTCCCACCCCAGGTGCTGGTCACCATGCAGCTCAACGACCTGCTCACCAGCCTCGACCGCAACGCCACCACCCGCGCCACCGCCAGCACCGTCGTCGGCACACCCACCGAAGCCGGTCCGCCTCCACTCGCACCACCCGCACCACCCGGACTGGCCCAACCGTTCCAACCCACCGGCGGGATCGCCCTGCTCCCACACGCCGGACCCGTCCCCATCCACACCGTCAGACGACTGGCCTGCGACGCCGACCTCATCCCCATCGTCCTAGGCACCGACGGACGACTCCTGGACGTCGGCCACCACCACCGCCTCGTCCCCGCCTGGATGCGACGCGTCCTCATCGCCCGCGACCACGGCTGCACCTTCCCCGGCTGCACCATCCCCGCCACCTGGTGCGAAGCCCACCACATCATCAGCTGGCTCACCGGCGGCACCACCAGCACCGACAACTCCCTCCTCCTCTGCCCCGCCCACCACCACCTCATCCACGCCACCAACTGGACCCTCACCCACACCCCCACCGGCATCCACTTCCGCCCACCGTGGAGCACCCTGCCCACCCTCACGACCAACCCCATGCACACCGGCGCCACCCCACGCACCACCCACCTGACCGGATGA
- a CDS encoding saccharopine dehydrogenase family protein: MHILVVGAGGVGSAVVAIAVRRAFFETLTVADHELARAERAIAGLGDARLRAARVDASDVDSISDLIRDSGATHVLNAVDPRFVMPIFEACAATDVTYLDMAMSLSKPHPERPHELTGVKLGDEQFDRAPDWEAAGRLALVGIGIEPGLADVFARYAEDELFSEIDEAGVRDGSNLTVEGYDFAPSFSIWTTIEECLNPPVIFEKERGWFTTPPFSEPEVFDFPEGIGPVECVNVEHEEVLLIPRWTAAKRVTFKYGLGNEFIEVLRTLHKLGLDSTTPVEVKGVSVSPRDVVAALLPDPATLGDRMSGKTCAGLWVRGLGKDGEPRSTYLYHVVDNAWSMAEYGHQAVVWQTAINPVVALELVASGAWSGVGVLGPEALPARPFLDLLVEYGSPWGMQEVPPAG; the protein is encoded by the coding sequence GTGCACATCCTCGTCGTGGGAGCCGGAGGGGTCGGCTCCGCCGTCGTCGCCATCGCCGTTCGTCGGGCCTTCTTCGAGACGCTGACCGTCGCGGACCACGAGCTCGCTCGGGCGGAGCGCGCGATCGCCGGGCTCGGCGACGCGCGGCTGCGCGCGGCCAGGGTCGACGCCTCCGACGTCGACTCGATCAGCGACCTGATCCGCGACTCGGGCGCCACGCACGTGCTCAACGCCGTCGATCCCCGGTTCGTGATGCCGATCTTCGAGGCGTGCGCGGCGACCGACGTGACGTACCTCGACATGGCGATGAGCCTGTCGAAGCCCCACCCGGAACGCCCGCACGAGCTGACCGGCGTGAAGCTGGGCGACGAGCAGTTCGACCGCGCGCCGGACTGGGAGGCGGCCGGGCGGCTCGCCCTCGTGGGCATCGGGATCGAGCCGGGGCTGGCCGACGTGTTCGCCCGCTACGCCGAGGACGAGCTGTTCTCCGAGATCGACGAGGCCGGCGTGCGGGACGGATCCAACCTGACGGTCGAGGGTTACGACTTCGCGCCGTCGTTCTCGATCTGGACGACCATCGAGGAGTGCCTCAACCCGCCGGTGATCTTCGAGAAGGAGCGGGGCTGGTTCACGACACCGCCCTTCAGCGAGCCCGAGGTCTTCGACTTCCCGGAGGGGATCGGGCCGGTGGAGTGCGTCAACGTGGAGCACGAGGAGGTGCTGCTCATCCCGCGCTGGACCGCGGCGAAGCGCGTGACGTTCAAGTACGGGCTGGGCAACGAGTTCATCGAGGTGCTGCGGACGCTGCACAAGCTCGGGCTCGACTCCACGACACCGGTGGAGGTGAAGGGAGTGAGCGTGTCGCCGCGCGACGTCGTGGCCGCGCTGCTCCCCGATCCGGCCACCCTGGGGGACCGGATGAGCGGCAAGACGTGTGCCGGGCTGTGGGTGCGAGGGCTCGGCAAGGATGGCGAACCTCGCTCGACCTACCTCTATCACGTGGTCGACAACGCCTGGTCGATGGCGGAGTACGGCCACCAGGCCGTGGTGTGGCAGACAGCGATCAACCCGGTCGTGGCGCTCGAGCTGGTGGCGTCGGGGGCGTGGTCGGGGGTGGGGGTGCTCGGTCCGGAGGCGTTGCCGGCCCGGCCGTTCCTCGACCTGCTCGTGGAGTACGGATCGCCCTGGGGAATGCAGGAGGTTCCGCCGGCCGGGTGA
- a CDS encoding serpin family protein, which produces MGAMKQTRRHGIVRAAAGAGVLALAACSTQGAASTTTELRSDVAHEVVAIDEAPALAGVLAANDALGLSMLRAATDADPDANAVVSPFSALVALSMLAEGARGTTATAFDTALGASGEDRTRTVSALQTLLGEHDGDPASATADELPEAPLLHLADRIVLDEGFDVEPAYLDALARWYGAGVETTDLGDPAAREVLGSWLAEHTGGLIRESAIEPNELLRVVLQDVVLFAGRWQVPFSAGATAERPFTGPHGPVQVETMAGSAYGRWTVVEDEGWTAVRLPYTEGFHADLVLPPDGVDPAGADPALLALLAEVPAAPVGDPTTGSIAVTVPVLDLTPEPLDLVPDLTEVGLGELLGTPDLSGIANDLTVGQAMQQARLIVDEDGTVAAAVTEIGGEETSAPVHDRTVQFDRPFLLRLAHSESGLTLFLAAVRDPAVG; this is translated from the coding sequence ATGGGAGCGATGAAGCAGACACGTCGGCACGGGATCGTGAGGGCGGCGGCCGGGGCGGGTGTCCTGGCGCTGGCAGCCTGCTCGACGCAGGGGGCGGCATCGACGACCACGGAGCTGCGCTCCGACGTCGCCCACGAGGTGGTCGCGATCGACGAGGCGCCCGCGCTGGCGGGCGTTCTCGCGGCGAACGACGCGCTGGGGCTGTCCATGCTGCGGGCCGCGACGGACGCCGATCCCGACGCGAACGCGGTCGTCTCGCCGTTCAGCGCGCTGGTCGCGCTCTCGATGCTGGCCGAGGGCGCGCGCGGGACCACGGCGACGGCCTTCGACACCGCGCTCGGCGCGTCCGGCGAGGACCGGACGCGCACCGTCTCGGCGCTGCAGACACTGCTGGGCGAGCACGACGGCGATCCCGCGTCCGCGACCGCGGACGAGCTCCCGGAGGCCCCGCTGCTCCACCTCGCCGACCGGATCGTGCTCGACGAGGGCTTCGACGTCGAGCCGGCCTACCTCGATGCCCTCGCCCGGTGGTACGGGGCCGGCGTGGAGACGACGGACCTGGGCGACCCGGCCGCGAGGGAGGTGCTAGGCAGCTGGCTCGCCGAGCACACGGGCGGGCTGATCCGGGAGTCGGCGATCGAGCCGAACGAGCTGCTTCGAGTGGTGCTGCAGGACGTCGTGCTGTTCGCGGGTCGATGGCAGGTCCCGTTCTCAGCCGGGGCGACGGCGGAGCGCCCGTTCACGGGGCCGCACGGTCCGGTCCAGGTGGAGACGATGGCGGGGAGCGCCTACGGCCGGTGGACCGTCGTGGAGGACGAGGGCTGGACCGCGGTCCGACTCCCGTACACGGAGGGCTTCCACGCCGACCTCGTCCTCCCACCGGACGGGGTCGACCCTGCGGGGGCAGATCCGGCGCTGCTCGCGCTCCTGGCCGAGGTGCCGGCGGCGCCGGTCGGCGACCCGACGACCGGTTCGATCGCCGTCACCGTCCCGGTCCTGGACCTGACTCCCGAGCCCCTCGACCTGGTCCCCGACCTGACGGAGGTGGGACTGGGCGAGCTGTTGGGAACCCCCGATCTGTCCGGAATCGCGAACGATCTGACCGTCGGCCAGGCGATGCAGCAGGCCCGTCTGATCGTCGACGAGGACGGTACCGTCGCGGCGGCAGTCACGGAGATCGGCGGCGAGGAGACGTCCGCCCCCGTGCACGACCGCACGGTCCAGTTCGACCGTCCGTTCCTGCTGCGGCTGGCGCACTCCGAGAGTGGCCTGACGCTGTTCCTCGCCGCCGTGCGGGACCCCGCGGTGGGTTGA